The genomic region GGATGATGTTGACAATAGATGGAGTGTAGTAGTCCATGTGAAGCCAAGAGATTTGTTTGAAATGGGTGAAGATTACGAACATTGTGAGATCGACCTTCATCCCCAATCTTGTATGACTAGCTTACCCGAATTTGATGTTGAAGGCCTGCGGTTGACACGAGACGGTGATATAGAAGAATCCACTAATGAAGGCATTGAAAATTGTGATGAGGCCGTCGATTCATAATTACGTTTATGTGTCATGCATTTAGCTTATATTAATATGAGATTCTGCATAGATATTACTATCATGCTTCACTAATGATTTTGTCCTTCTTGTATTTTAGTCATATCAATAGACAATAGATTGAATTGATTGAgttattttagatattttaaaaCCTTTTATCTCATAAAAAGCTCTATTATCTAACTGGTTTTTTAGAATGCTCTAACCTCTTCTACAAGTCTTCATGTAATCACATGTTTATATTGTCTTTGTACATTCTTTCTGTGTCTGTGGCATATCAGGGAAATTAGAGAGTCGAGACTTCTTCTTGGTCTGTAAAAGCTACTGGTTCGTAGAGAAGATGATAGATGCGTCCCCATTCTCTTCATTGGACCATGCAACATCCTTTTCAAGGGAGTTGTGGTTCAAAGAGTCTCGTATACAATCATGGCTGGATGCATTCTCTGGACATAAACACCTCACTCGAGCCATTCGCCATGCGCCAGCTTCAATGATAAAGGTTTGATTGCTGTTGTCCAAACCAATTTAAACTCCCTTTTCATGTTTCTAGATGAAACACGACATAGATTTCATTTGATTATGTTAAACATTTTAGGAGTTGCATCAATGGGACCGAAGGTACATTGCTAAGTTTAGATTTGAGTTCACAACAAGTACGGACACGTGCTTCTCACAGAAAATACTCGATGAGGTGAAGGTAAATGTGCATGTCTTTATGCTTGTATGTATCTATGTGTTTGTAAGTTGCTGTTTTCGGATGATTATAGATGAAAATCAATTTCATGGTTAGCCTTTTTGTTTCATGTGATGTCCGCTGATGCTAGTTGTGGTTGATAATTTGATGTAAATTTTTCAATTTGTTCGGTCCTAAATGTGGTTACATGAGAGTCAAATCTATGTTTTTAGATAAAAGTTTGAAAAAGTATTTAGttaacataaattcaattttTTGATCAAGTTATTTAatcaaaaactaaattttttgtgaaattaaaatgataatttattcacAAAAAATACTAGATGGATACTGAGATTTCCATCACAATAGTCTCGATGAGACAGAAGAAAGCTAACAGCGGCCCCAATTCTAAACTACTTTACCATATAGAGATGCAATATAACAATACAGAGATACAATATAAGACAAATGGGGAGTATATATCATGCTTTTATGACTTATGAAATTGGTTGAAACCATGGTGGTAGACATgcagtttattttttttatttgtgagtGGAAGTATAATAACAGTATTATCCTGATGTTCTTGAATTTGACTATTTGAACCATCATGGATGCTTTGTATACTATCAAGGCTTAAAATGCATTGTGAGACTATATGTTGTAGAATTTATGGTTGCTTATGAGCCTGGCTTTCACCCTGTATAGTGAGAAAACGATTTGTTGTTGGTGTCATTGCTACGAGCTCTGCCAACTCCGTATATCATTGCTATTGGAGTCCCACCTTATGAAATAGTTAATGGGCAAAATAAGAGTAAAGGGAAGGGCAAAATTTGGGAGGAAAAGTCTGTTGCTGAGTGGTTCAGATACATGGCAGAACATAGAATTTTTTATATAGAAAGATCACAAAAGTAGTTTTATACAGTTGAGGGCTCTAACTCTCCTCATTGTATTTGATTAACTAGCCACAGAATCTTAATTTCCAGGGTTCTTTAGCACCTTTCTGAGAATCCTCAAACTTTCGTCCACATTTGGATgttagaagagaaaaaagaaactaTTCAGAAATTTCCAATAAAACATACcactaaattttaatttatttccttATGGGCTATGGCATTCCCATGTTGTCATTTTTCTGAGGTAGGTTTGTTATTAAGATGGTAGGTCTTATTAACTATGCAATATGTGTGTGTTTCTCAATATACGATTCTTATGATGTATATATAATAACAACAACTACTTATCTTTTTTGATATTGGAAATGCTCAGCTATCTTAGCATCCCTTATCTAGTCTTTGAAGTCTAATTAACATCATTTGACCCGTGAAGTGGCATCTTTATTTGGCCTTTAAGACCTGCTTTTATAGTTAATTGAGACGAACTCCTGTAGCAGCAAAATTTTCGAGTTGTGTCAAGATGTTCCAAAAGCCAaagattataaaaatatttagttTTTTGTTGAATCTCCAACTCTTGTTTAGTTCCATATTCATGAAACCCCTTTTTGTGCAGGCACGCTATGAAAATACTCTTGTCGTTGAACTGGATATTGCAGCACGAGAGGAATTTAAACTCATAGAACATGGACTTGCACGACTATGGGAACGTAAGAAAGACAACTTTTTAGCTGTTGATGTCATAAGATTATGTTCACACACTAATTCATCTTATTGTGGGCTGATTTGGCTATGATGCACCTCTTAGGGATATCTCGATCCAGATTCAGGAGGCATCTGAAGACCTGGGAGAGGTGGTTCCAGATTCAATGGAGAAAGATGACATTGTTTCCTCATATGGCTTTGATGAGGCTGATTCTACTGGACGAGAGACCTCGATTCTGTCATATGACCTTAATAAAATGCCAAAAGAGAATGAATATCCCTATAGTGGAATGTCTCTTGAGAAGAAGAATGCGTGGCACTTGGCTATGTGGGCGACGCGATACTTGAAACCTTGAGGATAGTGCAATGGTTTAATTGAAGAATTTTTAGTCAAGTTTATAACGAATGTGTCAAGGTAAAACTCAAAATATCCACTTTGAATTaaatatgcttttttttttcaatttgtgACAAATTGTGTTATCTATGTAGCAAATTTTTCACTTTGATGAAGATAGCGAAGgaattatcaagaaaaatattttgaaaagtatGGAGAAGCCTTGGAAAGAAACAAGGCTGAGGTTGTATAATGCTTTTTACAAGCCAACATTCATGACTGAACAAAATAATGAGCATCGTCAGCCGGGAATTGATCGAGAACATTGGAGATGGTTCCTTGACTATCGCGCCAAGGCTGAGACGAAGGTAATCTAATTTATCATtggtatataaaataaaaataaaaaatgaaatgaatTTAATCTTTTTATCCTGTTTGTCTAAAAGAGTACAGTTTTTTATAGATTAGAACAGGTCATTATTGATCATAATAATAATCGATGTATTTGTGAAACTAACTATATATAGGAAAGGAACTAATCAAAAGATAGATTAGAAATAAGTAAGGTTCATGTCTCTGACTTTTATTTAGATGCTAACTGAAAATTCTAGTACTTGAATTGAAGCATGTAAAGATAAATGATTAAGGTGCCAAATAGTTTTCTTGGTCAGCCAGAAAAAGAAAACCAGATTAAAAGGTGGATGGAACATACATAGACTGCATACAAAGTTGACCTTATAATAATTACCAAGCCACTTGTTCATACACAACAAAACAATTTATGTTGCATTGAGTATTTTTAAATCAGTTCCTAATCTCCTGTTGTCTCTGATGGACCAATAGGAGAAGTgccagaaaaacacaaaaaattgaTCAAAGCAACTATATACCCACACTGGCGGTTCAAAAAGCTTCGCACGGTGGATGGAAGAAGAGGTACTTCACTTTTTCATTCACTATTTGGACTATCtctatgaattaatttaattgattttgTGGAATACGGTAATGACAAAAACTTTGTCCTTACAATCGGAACAACAAGGGAGGAGAGTCGGTAGAGGAAAGTTATGGATCACAgtgcacaaaaaaaaaagatggtTCCTATATCAATGATGAAGCAAGAGCAATCGGTGTAAGTACTACTTGTTAGACTTTGTCGTTAAAATTATCGTCTCACATAAGGTACTTGTTTACTTCTACATTAAATGATATATgatattttcttaattttattgtGGCATTTACAAAACGATATATGATCGACAAACATTCATATTTGATTCTGTGTAATTTTTAGATTTCATACATTTTTGGCACCATGttgattataatttatataaGCTTTATTGATAGAGCAAAATTGTATTATTTGTGTTATTTGTAAACCTAGATGAATGGATTTAGTTTACGAAGATTACGGCAGATTTTGACATAGGAGGTTATATTTGATGTGCAGATTAAGTAACCTCAGGAGTAATTCGAGTGCATGATGATATGCTTATGGTTTAATTTCATCTGTGATTTCATTGATTTGTGGATAACAGTTCGTTAGTTATTGCTGTACATAAAATATATGCTACATAATACAGTTGTTAGTTAAGCATTAAAAAGACACGTCCTACATTGCATGAGATTTAAATCCTTAAGTAGAGTTTCACATTTCTTAGGAAAATTCTCTTTTTGTTATGTTTGACATAATTCAGTTTCACTTatcctttatttcttttttaagtGGTTGGCATCACGTGAAACAGATGCTCTTATTTGGTTGTTTTATGTTGTTATCTCTTGAGACCAATTTTTTTCGAACATATTTGTGTCTTTTTTACTGTGATGAAAGTGATATAGTTAATCATCCTGTTTGGTGTGTTATTGAGATGCGATGGACCTATCAACAAAATGATTGTATTTGCTAATTTGTGTCTGTAGAAAAGAATTGAGGAGATTGAGCAACAAGATAAGTCTTCTAGGGTGTTGTCTTAAAGTGATTCCATTGCTCAGGTTTTCGAAAAAGAGAAACCGGGTAGAGTACGTGGTGTGGGTTTCGGACCGACTCCTACTCAACTCTTCGGTCCGAATTCACATGCGCCTGGCAACGGAGTCCAACTAGAGGAGACCCAGAGGAAGCTGATTGAACTGCAGGCAGAGCTGGAAGGCGAGAAGTTGAAGAGGAAGGTGATGGAGGATGAGGCAGCAGTAGAGAAGAAAAGGATGAAGGCGATGGAGAGTGCTCTGATTTATCTATTTCAGCGGCAAGGTGAGGAGCTGCCACTAGACATCGCTGCAGGGATGAGTTTCGTGGAATGATAGAGTGATAAAAGTATATTAGGATTGGAGACATTTAGGATTGCCTTAAACATTTTTGTTGAATTATTAGACTATACAACTCTTTACAAGAGATTTGTTTTCTTCGTATTTTAATAAATATGTTATTTTGTTTAGCagataatttttttgattttgcCACAAGTATAGATTCTAAGGTTGAAAATATtcactcttaaaataataaaaaatctaaaaaaacaaATAACCTTTTTAATAGTAGGAACAAGTTGTGTGGAGATAGCAGAGTTTCTCTTTGATTAGTATATCAAAACAATTTAGACAAGTCTGTATGAAAAAAgcaaattattttattgtttataaTTTATAAGTGAGTTATTGTATCAAATAAGtaacattttttaattattaaattaatatttattatcCAACGTAGATTTTATAAGGTTATTATTAAACctcataaattataaaaaaatctgttaaaaaaaaaaccttatAGTTAATAATTTTCATAAactttaaaagaaaattaataaaaaaatttgttgacATTTACCTATAAAATTACGTTTGTTTTATTATTGTGATGTTCTCTCCGCGTTTTAAGGCCGTCAAAAGAAAGACTAATCGCCACCAAAATTTGGCGGCGTTTTAGTTTCCGGTCGCCAAATCACCTAGTGGGATCAATACCCGCAGCCCTAACTCAAACCGCTGCCAAAAGTCGTTGGCGACCATATTGACGGAGATTTAGTTTTAAAACGCGGCGTTCTCATCTTTTGGCGGCGGTTTACTCTGACTGTGCTAAACGAAGTACAAATGGCCGCCAAAAGTTTGGCGGTGTAACATTTGGCTATACAAGTTCAACCGTGTGCAAATCGCCGCCAAGTCTTGGCGGCGATTTACCATGATATCAAAGCCCGTGTTAATGGCCGCCAACGTTTGGCGGCGGTCTAcattgtttaaaaaattaaaaattcagtgCAAAACCGCCAAATTTTGGCGGCGattaaattcttattatttttttaaatccaaAAGTTCTTTTAtacatatttattaaaatttataatatcttAATTTNNNNNNNNNNNNNNNNNNNNNNNNNAAAAATGTTTTGAAAAAAgatgataattttttaatatatattatacattcattaatttaatttaaaataaatattaataaatttttgtgcgtaaaaattaatttttcaaatgatatttattatgtaaataaaagtaattaattgaattttttttcaagTAACATGAGTTGGAAGAAAAATTATTAGCTTAGATTTCTTTTTATATTAACTTTAGGTTAGATTTATTggttcaaaaattttcttttgaGTTGTTACTATGATATGGGAAGAGAGAGTGTACATTTAAAAAgtccaaaaatagaaaaaaatcatACCAGACCCAACATTATCTTTAATAACTAATTAACATAAATATAGTTAGCCTATTTAATCAATACATCATTCACATATTACATAAGACAAAATACACTATATTTTACCTAAAACATGTTAAACCTTGTCTCTTCAACTACTCTCTTTCTAAATACTTGTCACACTACCCTTTTGACAACACAAATATATAAGTGTAGAAGAATCTTTCTTTCTATACCATAGAATTCACCAAGTTTAAAACCTTTCGTTATTTGATTATTGCAACATTATACAAAAATCTAAtgcttctaataatttttaaatttagtttttttttttcattttaatatttttatcgaTAATGTTGATATTTCTTGTAGTGATTAATATTTCGTGACCTATCTATTTATTTACTTAATATATTAAAACTGGATTTTCTCTCAACTAATGAAAGTGAGGTGTCAATTTTTCATGAATCCATTTTTCCTCTAAAATNNNNNNNNNNNNNNNNNNNNNNNNNNNNNNNNNNNNNNNNNNNNNNNNNNNNNNNNNNNNNNNNNNNNNNNNNNNNNNNNNNNNNNNNNNNNNNNNNNNNNNNNNNNNNNNNNNNNNNNNNNNNNNNNNNNNNNNNNNNNNNNNNNNNNNNNNNNNNNNNNNNNNNNNNNNNNNNNNNNNNNNNNNNNNNNNNNNNNNNNNNNNNNNNNNNNNNNNNNNNNNNNNNNNNNNNNNNNNNNNNNNNNNNTTATCGACGCTAAAAATCGACGTCCAGATTTTTCGTCAATAATTTTCGACGGCTTGTCGTcgataaaatgaaaaagaaattattaaaaataaaatattaaaatcgacgaccATGTCGTCTATTATTTTGGCAACCTTCTAACACCTTAATTTTATCGTTACATTATCGACGAAATGGTGGGcaaaatttttttcattaaaatcgATGGCTGGttgtctattttaataattataatgtcGACAGCTTTTACCATCGATAAATTTAGATGATTGAGATTTCTTTCTAAAATTGGATAAACGGTGTagatttattatataaattagACGGCTAAagtgttgatttttattttaattaaaatcgaCAAAACTCCCCCGCCAAGCCTGCCACCGCGCCATACTCTTCATGTaagttcctctctctctctcgcacactctctctctctctatcactCTATCACATTGTGATTTGTGAATCTGCATGTAAGTTCTTCTTCTTTCACAGATTCGTGTTTGCAACATCTTTGCCAGTCGCCGTCGCTATGAGCCCGTCGCCATCACAGCTTCTTGTAAGTTCCTTTCTATCTCTTTctgattattatatttatttttcagtTTTTGTATCTACTATTGTCATCATGGAATTTTGAATTTGCGCTTGTCAATAACAATCGCATCAATATTACTGAAACCTAGTTATCATAATCAATTCTTCTTGATTTGGACATTCGATTTACctatttttcatcttttttgCTGATCAATGTGGTTTGGTAGGGTTtctatttgatttgaaatttgttttggTGAATTTATTCTTTAGATTTACCAGCTTGTTGTTTATTTTGCTGTTGTTAATGTGGAATCTAGAAACAAGAATCAGAACAGTTTCGGCAATGGAAAGCTTCTAGAGAGAAAGAATTTCTACAAGTATGTCAAGCTTCCTCATTTTTTCATgattttgtttaatttgttcACAATACTTTCAACTAACTTAAGGTGATAAAAGTTTGCTATTTTTTCttcaaaataacataatcaatattACTAAATGCCACTCTTACCTTAGAATGCAATTTCAAGCGATTTGATGTGATTTTGGGTATTGGTGCATTTTTAAACAAAAAAGGACTTTCTTCTTGTGTCTATTTTGGCCATAGCCATGTTGAATTTGTTTTTTCAGGCAATCTGATAACAGAAAGCGGTAAACATAATTTAAAAATAGTATTCATGTAACCTTATGTTTTATGGAAAAAAGCATGATCTTTTGGTATTTCCACTGAGAAATTGGTTTAGATTATTTGTGTGTTGATGAAACCAACTTTTTAAATTTCTCTTAAATTTGTCTAGAGGAAGAGGTGCATCAACTTTAGAGAGGAAAGAAGATGGCTACACTTTTTGATATTGCGCTAGCAACTGCCATAAACATTTTGAGtgcatttattttatttgttgcctTTGCTATTCTGAGGCTTCAACCTTTTAATGATTGAGTTTACTTCCCAAAATGGTATCTGAAGGGGTTAAGAACAGATCTCGTACATGGAGGAACTTTAATGCGCAACCTTAATTACCGGGAAAAGCTAAATTGCTTTACATGAATATATATGCTCTAGATATTGTGATTACCTATTCAGTTAAATTGCATTGAGTCTTGTGTTTTACTAAAGATTTTGCTCTCTATTTTAGGTTTTGAGCACACAGAGTAATTGCTTATGAATTTACCTTCTTGACATGCTTTACATGAACTGAATATTGTATTAGCTTTATTTCTTGATATGTTGGTATTGATTTTAACTTTTATTTCACCCTATTGGCTCAGGTATATGAATTTATAGGACTAACAGAACTCTATTATGCTGGTAGTCATGTTATGGACATCATTGGTCCTGTCAGGCAGGCTGTACCTGATAACCACCCTAATTGCACCATTAGGTCTACTGGTAATGAGGTTTTGTAGTCCATATGTACTAATCTCATTTTTCTTCTCAAGCTTTCTTATAAATAGTTTTCATGATTATCTTTAACATGACAGGGTAAGGAAGTTAATTTATTCCAACCTGCTGCTGAGTTCTTGCCCCTGATTGATGAGGTATGCATATTTCAAAAATACCATCATTATTtgcattttggttttttttactTTGTTAAGATGCTATATCCTGATTGGATTTTGTTTTGACAGGTGTTTGAATCTCTTGTTGAGAGTACAAAAGATATTAAAGGAGCAAAAGTTGAAAACAATAAATTTTGTGTGTGTGTACATTACCGCAATGTAGATGATAAGGTACAGTCTCTCGTCCTCTAATGAGATAGACCACAGTTAGCAGTATCATTACATGATAATGGAGCATCATTTCTGCTTAATTATTTTGCTCTTCCAGAGACTTGTTAATAATTTTCTTCTCTCAATTTAATATGCAAAGTTGGGATTTGGTGGGGCAGATTGTCCATGATATTCTGAAGGGCTATCCACGTTTTCAACTAACTCATGGGCGCAAGGTATATCTTTGAGTGAATCTTTCTACTCTTGCTTTGGGGGATTTAACTGTGACGGATCTTTGGGATGGAGTTTTCTTCGTCGTAATGTCTACTTCACTATTTTTCAGGTCTTAGAGGTCCACCCAATGATTGACTGGGATAAGGGAAAAGCAGTCACGTTTTTGCTCGCGTCACTTGGTGAGTTCTATCCCCTTTCTTGAAAATCAAAGTTCTTTGTTTTCACATTAATAACTGATataaaaatttatcatttttcaGGGCTTAGCAATTGTGATGATGTGTTTCCTATATATATTGGAGATGACAGAACAGATGAAGATACATTTAAGGTAATAATGAGCGCTTTTATGTCCACCTTTCTTTTCCATTTACTCTGGTGGTTTGGTTGAATAGTGATCTAAAATGAATTCATTTTTATTCTAACAGGTTTTGAGGGAGGAAAATAAAGGTTATGGGATCTTGGTGTCTTCAGCGCCAAAAGAAAGCAATGCAGTTTACTCTCTCCGTGATCCATCAGAGGTACTTCTTATATTCTTCGTGATGTTCTGCTGCTGCACTTGTTTTGCTTGCAAATGTTGTCTTAGATCTTGAGTTGTGATTCATTTGTTATGTGTTTGCAGGTATGGAAGTCAAGCCCCCTAAAAAGCCTTTTATAGTGTAAAGAGTTGAATTATACTCTAATATATACTATAAACTatcattttaaatatttaaaagtttatttatcTTGTTATCttttgtataaattttattttgatatttaaaattttatttgtattaattgtttactatttttcaaataaaaaataattaaaaaaatgtggCTATTAAAATCGATGGTAAAGTTgtcgctttttaaatttaaaatagacaaaagaaaaaaaaatatagacaaCGAACTTGtcaatattttaataattaaatcgacggctcttttgtcgattttattgaattaaatatcGACGAAAACAATatcgattttatataataatatcgacggcaaAACTGTCGATTTTATTAATTAGGTAAAATTCTCAAATTCATATTATAAACGAGAAGATTGTCGATTTTAATGAATTATTATCGACGGCCTGGTAAGTCgtcgatttttttaaaattttgaaaaatcgacaagCTTAATAGTGACCTCATCCACTGTTGATTTTGCCGTCGATTTTTAATATTATCGGCAACCTAACCATCGATTTGACCGTCGATTTTAATGGTATTTCTTGTAGTGATAATGGCACCGGTTATTCTaatcatgataaaaaaaaattatgataaaaTCTTATTATATTAACAAAACAAATATACGATATATAacgtaaataatataaaattaatttaaaaataaccaATTTACTTcatagaataaaaatttattcttTGTTTCTCATCGAAGGTGAtccttttaaggtacaatttataatttttatagtattttttatatactcattctattatattattcttttgataatttatgATTGTTCTTACTCCAACTTATTCTTTTCGTCTAATGTTCCAATGCGATTGTCTTTTGCCGCAATCATTTATAATGCATCACATCCATGAAATACCTCATCGAGTTGTATTCACTGATTCAGGTTCTAACTACATGGATGTAAGCATCCAGAAAAGGGGCAATAAACTCTATTTTAACAAAAGATAGTTAGATCTACTCACATATTATGACCAACCTAATGGAATATGGGTAAAGTTAGTTTTCTTGGGAGGAGCTCGATTTTTTATTGAGGAATTGTTTCCACAGAACTTCGTAGGTCAAGTTTAAGTTCCATCCCCTCCATGCTTTCTATGTCTGCCCGAAAATCTTCGAAGTGGAGTacataatgagattgaatttcctcaatttaagtTCAGTTTTGGTAAATTCGTGTTAAACTCGGAGACGCAATTTCAATGAttggtaatatatttaaattttcttattttaactttttcgttattaaaataattttataacatattgtgatttttttcaaaaattacggGCCTTCTTTTGCATTAATGCAATGCCATTGAGGGAAATAAGGGTCAATTTAGTTTCTCGGTGTGGCAATTCTATACCTTGTCACATTGCAAGGATAGCAGATGATGAAACTTATTTAACATGGGGATGGTTTGAATTTTCACGAATTCTAAATATTTGAACTTACGATGTTGTTTCACTTGGTTATCGTTACGAGAATAACTCTAATCTATATGTGTCTAAGGgctagaatagattaaatattatttaagtaatttagttttaatattagtatttgattaaattaattttagagaaatttaaattgttactTCAATTgtattattaaactaattatcaatcatcgatatttttattcattctaattatattatgatctacttaatatactaaaactggattTTCTCCCAACTAATTAAAGTGAGGTGCAATTTTTCATCAACtattttttcctccaaaataaaaatactattctctcttctaaatttattttagaaaaatatctttattataattatattataattagcaTTAAatgaataatgcatgattatactaatttaggaaaatatctttattataatcttataaaatcaatatttaatgcattatcAACTAATGAAAGTGAGGTGTTAATTCTTCATGAATTTATTTTTCCTTCCAAATAAAAGTACTATTCTCGcttctaaatttatttaaaaaaatatttttattataattatataaaatcaatatttaatgcattattaaaccAATTATcaatcgaaaatatttttaatcattttaattatattgatacaATTCTAATTTTCGTTCATTGATAGATATCAAtaattaaatgctaaaataattacAAAACATTGTCTACCTAGCTTAAATTAgttaacaaatttaattttagttGTTATGTTTTATTTTCTACATAATTATGTTAATTATCAATCATTATACATCAAATTAGCATTTAATAcaccaatgagttatagctcaaatggcatagtctccccatactcatttAAGAAGTCGTGGGTTCGAGTCATCCtatctttgttaaaaaaaatagcatttaatacataattatgttaattgtcaataattttaatttttaatcattgtaatataattttaaattaatcataattTCCGGCAAGTTGATATTGATATCtaccttaaaaaattaaaacaaaaatctatGATTCATGAATAATATGATAATGGCTTATTTAATCACGGCAAATATATGATATATAacataaataagaaaaaattaacttaataataataattaatttatataattatttttgttctaaTAAAAGTTATATATAGTGTTTTTTTGTAGTTCATGAGTTAGACTcaactcttttttttaatttattattcttctttgACTATTtcatagaataagaatgtattctTCGTTTTTCATCGAAGTTGATCccttttaaggtacaatttataatttttttatagtattttgtATATACTCATTTtgttatattattcttttgataatttaatgatTGTTCTTACTCCAACTTATTCTTTTCGTCTAATGTTCCAGTGCAATTATCTTTTGCCGCAATCGTTTATAATGCACCACATCCATCAGATACCATCTCAAGTTATATTTACTAATTTGGGTTCTAATTACATGGATGTAAGCGTCCAACGAAGGGGCAGTAAACTCTATTTTATCGAAGGATGGTTGGATCTACTCACATATTATGACCAATCTAATGGAAT from Arachis ipaensis cultivar K30076 chromosome B02, Araip1.1, whole genome shotgun sequence harbors:
- the LOC107627061 gene encoding trehalose-phosphate phosphatase A-like, with translation MDIIGPVRQAVPDNHPNCTIRSTGNEGKEVNLFQPAAEFLPLIDEVFESLVESTKDIKGAKVENNKFCVCVHYRNVDDKSWDLVGQIVHDILKGYPRFQLTHGRKVLEVHPMIDWDKGKAVTFLLASLGLSNCDDVFPIYIGDDRTDEDTFKVLREENKGYGILVSSAPKESNAVYSLRDPSEVLLIFFVMFCCCTCFACKCCLRS